Below is a genomic region from Meleagris gallopavo isolate NT-WF06-2002-E0010 breed Aviagen turkey brand Nicholas breeding stock chromosome 5, Turkey_5.1, whole genome shotgun sequence.
CCAAAAGGGACTATCCTCTCACCAAGAGCTTCCCCTATTCCCTCGAACACCTCCAAGCCTCGTACTGCAAACTGGCTCGGATCGACACGCGTGTGCTGTGTCTGAAGAAGCTGCGAAAATTAGACCTGAGTCACAACCACataaagcagctgccagccaCCATCGGTGAGCTGGTCTTCCTTCAGGAGCTGAACCTGCACGACAATCACCTGGAGTCCttcagcagtgctctgtgcagctctacCCTTCAGAAATCTCTCCAGTGCTTGGACCTCAGCCAGAACAAAATTAAAGCACTCCCAATTCAGTTCTGCCAGCTGCGAGAACTTGTTAATTTAAATCTGGATGACAATGAGTTGATCAGGTTGCCATTCAAGATTGGCCAGTTGGATCATCTGCGCTTTCTGTCAGCAGCTCGAAACAAActgcccttcctgcccagcaATTTTAGGAAACTCTGTCTTGAGAACTTGGATCTCTTTGGAAATCCTTTTGAACAGCCCAATCCCCTTCTTCCCAACATACAATTGAAAATACCATTGACTTTATTAGAGTGTGCTGCAAGAGCTACTGTAAATTACAGGTAAGGGTAGCATGATGGGCACAAGTTTCACCTCTGTCTCAAACCCACTCAGCTTccctggtttgttttttttcccattagtGGGAACTGCTCTTCACAATGCTCAAGTTGCTTTGAATTCTGCTCATAAATTAATGCCATTATTATCTGGGATACCACCAGTTCCAGCAGTAAATTGGGAGCTTGGTAGCATTTAGAGAATGCTGTAGATTGAAATGAGTTGTATCCACAGGATGAGGGCACCATAACAGAATATTCTTGCCCAGCCATAGGAAAAGATTCAGTTCTATAATCCTGAACTGCTTCCAGCTCTTTGTATGCAGGAGCTTGTCCTCTTGTGTTACAGCAGATTTTATGGCTTGGGTCGTGTTTTCTGTTGGGCTCTGGCTTGGAAATAGCTTTCAAACATGCTTGCCCTTCATCTTGTGCTCATATTAAACTATGCTAAAACCACGTGGGAATATCCAGCCCGTAGCTGTCCCCATATGAGAACAGCATTGGCAGAACATTACCCTGTGCCACACAGCATTGAGGTCAGGCTGCTTTGCGTGGTGCAGAAGCTGAGCAGTGTTAGAAAGAGGCATTCCAGTAAGTCATTGCCCTGCTGCCCAGGCTGCTGGGTTTGCTGTTGTCTGTTCTCCTCTCCCCTGCCCTCACACCACTTACAGCTCTCACTGTGTGCCCCTGCCTGTGGTACCGTCTGTTGCCATCCCCACTCTGCTCTTCTGGGtggaaaggcagagagacagTGGAAGAGAGTCACGGGTACAGACAGGTGGTGAGATAAAAGACCTGAGGTTCTCCTAACCTGCTTGGTGTGCCCGTTCCTGCCTTGGGGTGGGGAGAGCCCAGCAATCTTGGGCTGATTGCTCAGCAGTCCGTGCTCCAGGTGTTTGCAGGCACACGGGGCACACCCTGAAGATGAGGTGAGCAGCCAAGCGTTCAGGTTCAAAACTTGCCCACTTCTGACCTTGCATAAATCACAGTGGGcttgcagtgctttgctttctgctgcaggagGCTCAGGAAGGTGGGGGCAATGGAATCAGCACCTGCTCAGATCTGTGGGAGCACCACTGGCAGCGTGCTGTGACTGgtacagcagcactgagggaaGGAACGCTGTGGGGCACTGTGTGCAGggctttcttccctctcccccccagAAAAAAGTAGCAGGTAGGCAACAGGCATTCTGTGTTCACTGGGTATGAGAATTAACAGAGGAAGAAACAGGAGTGACTATAAGCTGTGAAAAccttgagaaaggaaaaaaatgacacaaaagcaaacacttGGAAATCAACCTTCGCAGTGGCATTCTGGGCAAGCACCAGAGCTGTGATTGTTTGTcctgactggaaaaaaggatgTCCTGAAATTGAGCTGGTGACAAAAACCACAGGAGCCTGACCTGTGTGAATGATGGCACGCTGAAAGAATGGGACACGTAGGTGTAGTGATATGAGTCAGACTTACTCTGCCAGTCCTGCGTGACAGCTGGTGGCTTCCACACACCTGGAAGTTAACGCAGCACACAGAAATTCTTGTTGTGTGCCCCAAAAGCAGTGCCACTCTGCTGCGAGTTTAAACTGAAGTGATTCTGTTGTGTCGGTGACAACAACACCTTAACAAGAGAGCCTTAATTTCTCAAGAGCAGCATAGAAGGCTCACTTCTACCTCTGTGCACCCTGCAGGTTTGGGATGCTGCTTCCTCATGTCAGAATGACAGCAGCCTCGGGGGTACCTGGCTCAGCTGGGTGACCTGCCTGGCTGACGAGAGGGCAGGGCAAGCATTTACCGTGGGTGCATTTTTGCTTCATCTTCTCACATCCATTTCTCTCTTAATTCCCTGACACTATGATTCAGGCTGCTGTGATTTGTGGGAATCCCTGCTTCTTGGTGCAGTGTTTTCTGGAGGTCAAATCCTTGGCACTTGGGGGTCAGAAACACAGCCATGTGGTATCTGTGGCTCCCTCAGAAAGCGGCACATCTCAGCTTTGTGCTGGGGATGGTCTCACTTTGGCACTGACAGCGTGCAGCACCGCTGTGTTTGAGTGACACTGATTGATTTCACCTCCTGCTCTTGTCCAACAGAATCCCATACGGTTGtcagctgctgccttcccaccTTTGCAAAGATCTGGAAGTGGCCAAGACCTGCCAGTGCGGGAGCGCCTGCCTGAGCAGCTTCATTCAGCTGACGGTGACCATGAACCTGCACCACGTGGCTCACACCGtcgtcctggtggacaacatgGGCGGCACGGAGGCGCCCATCATCTGCTACTTCTGTTCTCTGGGCTGCTATTCCCAGTTCCTGGACAGGTACCTGCAGAGCAGCGCCGACCACTGACAGCCCTGTtctcacaggagctgctggaggttCTCTGTGTCGCAGCCCTGCGTGCAGGGACGCGGTGCCCAACTGCTGCTGGAGCCTCTGCCATGAGCAAGAAATGCTCGTTGAATGAGAATGTACTCAGTCGGGTTCTCCTTACTGCCTGTGCTTCTAAAAGGggccttttgttgttgtttttttactgAACTATTTGTATCTCTTTGTAATAGAAACACCTTTTCTAAACTCACGAGCTGTGCTTTGTCTCCTTGGGCGTTGTGCAGATTGAATCCCACGCTGGGGGTTCCTGGTGTGTAATGGTGATGTCAGAAAGACCCGGGAGTTCTTCACTCCGATGTGTAAAGGCTTCTTCACTCCGGTATTTTAAACGTTCCTGTACCGTTCTGTGATATTAAATGCTGAAACTGCTCTGTGCGTGTGGTGTATCGTCCCATCGGTACGGCTGGGAAAGACCTCTCGTTAGGATCCACCGCTCGAGCGGCTCCACGGACGGTGCTCCCTCATCTCCCCGGGCAACGCGATCGGACCCCGCTCCCCACAcgcagacagacacacacacacacacagacacacNNNNNNNNNNNNNNNNNNNNNNNNNNNNNNNNNNNNNNNNNNNNNNNNNNNNNNNNNNNNNNNNNNNNNNNNNNNNNNNNNNNNNNNNNNNNNNNNNNNNNNNNNNNNNNNNNNNNNNNNNNNNNNNNNNNNNNNNNNNNNNNNNNNNNNNNNNNNNNNNNNNNNNNNNNNNNNNNNNNNNNNGAGCACCTGCGGCTGCTGCTCGAGTCCCTGCGGCGCGCGGCGGGCGTGGAGAacgtgctgctggtgctgagccacGACCTGTGGGCCGAGGAGCTGAACCGGCTGGCGGCCGGCGTGGACTTCTGCCCGGTGCTGCAGGTCTTCTTCCCCTTCAGCGTCCAGCTGTACCCCCGCGAGTTCCCCGGCCACGACCCCCGCGACTGCCCCCGCGACGTGGGCAAAGCGGCGGCGCTGCGCCTGGGCTGCCTCAACGCCGAGTTCCCCGACTCGTTCGGCCACTACCGCGAGGCGCGCTTCTCGCAGACCAAACACCACTGGTGGTGGAAGCTGCACTTCGTCTGGGAGCGCGTGCGGGCGCTGCGGGAGCACGCCGGGCCCATCGTCTTCCTGGAGGAGGACCACTACCTGGCGCCCGACTTCTACCACGTCCTCAAGCGGCTGTGGGCGCTGCGGCAGCGCGACTGCCCCGAGTGCCAGCTGGTCTCGCTGGGCTCCTACGCACTGGGCCGCGGGGGCTTCGCCGGCCGCGCCGACAAGGCCGAGGTGAAGACGTGGAAGTCCACGGAGCACAACATGGGCATGGCCTTCGGCAGAGACACCTACCAGAAACTCATCGAGTGCACGGACGCCTTCTGCACGTACGACGACTACAACTGGGACTGGACGCTGCAGCACTTGACTGTCTCGTGTCTTCCAAAGTTCTGGAAGGTGCTGGTACCCGAAATCCCGCGCGTGTTTCACACGGGAGACTGCGGCATGCACCACAAGAAGTCCTGCAGGCCGTCCTCCCAGAGTGCCAAAATCGACTCTCTGTTGAGCAGCAACCGGCAGTACCTGTTCCCCGAGACGATGAGCGTCAGCAAAAGGTACTCCATGGCCCCCCTGTCCCCTCACGTCAAGAACGGAGGCTGGGGGGACATCCGGGACCACGAACTCTGTAAGAGTTACCGCCGCCTCCAGTGAGGACCGCGCTCGCAGCCTTCTCCTTTTTGAACTGCCCCATCCCGTCTTTTACAGACACACACGTgtataaagagaaaaacaaacaaaaaacaagcatttaTGAGTTGGTTTCTGCTTTAATATGAATAAACATTCATGTCAAAGGTGTCCCAAAACGTTCATCTCTGGTGTACAGAGCTCGGCAGCGCTGTGTGCGGCCGGGCTGTGGGAGCAGCGTGGATGGTTGTGCTCTGTGCTGCGCTCActtggaggaggaagaggaggagagagctCTGCTCCAAGCACATCTTTGCAGTGCTCGCTGTGTAcgctttggtttctttttctgcacCGTGTCCTGGGGCAGCGCGTTGCCTCCCTGCCATCCGCGGCGCCGTGCTGTGCCGGGTGGTTGGCCGCGTGTTGGTGAatatatgaaggaaaaaagaaaaaaaatcattgtttttaCTACGATGTAGATAAATATATACAATTTTTTTAGTTCTgccaaaat
It encodes:
- the LRR1 gene encoding leucine-rich repeat protein 1; this translates as DVEVVSRLLPTCGLRGRGRGTRALLSLGREPGRARGGVCLMVCTARNRPGVCYRVRDNVERFFTRFVEEGKATVRLKEPPVDVCLSKANVSNLKTFLSALRLAHQQTDVAALPLSALVPAKTSEVEKPKTKMIITSKRDYPLTKSFPYSLEHLQASYCKLARIDTRVLCLKKLRKLDLSHNHIKQLPATIGELVFLQELNLHDNHLESFSSALCSSTLQKSLQCLDLSQNKIKALPIQFCQLRELVNLNLDDNELIRLPFKIGQLDHLRFLSAARNKLPFLPSNFRKLCLENLDLFGNPFEQPNPLLPNIQLKIPLTLLECAARATVNYRIPYGCQLLPSHLCKDLEVAKTCQCGSACLSSFIQLTVTMNLHHVAHTVVLVDNMGGTEAPIICYFCSLGCYSQFLDRYLQSSADH
- the MGAT2 gene encoding alpha-1,6-mannosyl-glycoprotein 2-beta-N-acetylglucosaminyltransferase is translated as MCKGFFTPHLRLLLESLRRAAGVENVLLVLSHDLWAEELNRLAAGVDFCPVLQVFFPFSVQLYPREFPGHDPRDCPRDVGKAAALRLGCLNAEFPDSFGHYREARFSQTKHHWWWKLHFVWERVRALREHAGPIVFLEEDHYLAPDFYHVLKRLWALRQRDCPECQLVSLGSYALGRGGFAGRADKAEVKTWKSTEHNMGMAFGRDTYQKLIECTDAFCTYDDYNWDWTLQHLTVSCLPKFWKVLVPEIPRVFHTGDCGMHHKKSCRPSSQSAKIDSLLSSNRQYLFPETMSVSKRYSMAPLSPHVKNGGWGDIRDHELCKSYRRLQ